The sequence below is a genomic window from Ostrinia nubilalis chromosome Z, ilOstNubi1.1, whole genome shotgun sequence.
cttagtaaacttgaagcttagttacaacaggatattgcaaaattcccacgggaactggaattagcggtaaattctttttgtatgactgactcactgacatacccacgcacagcctaaacggctaaacgtaggcacttgaaatttataagggacgtagcttaggtaccgtagaggtgcactaagaaaggaattcccgaaattcccacaggaacaggaattaccgggaaaatccttttgtatgaaaaatctaaaccgcttaagttagacgcttgaaatttggcatgcaggtcccttagtaaacttaaagcttagttacaacaggatattgcgaaattccaacgggaacgggagttagcgagaaaaaacatttgtatgaaaaaatctaaaccgcgtaagatagatgaaggggtaaaacgggatccacgcgtacgaagtcgcgggcggacgctagtaatttaaataaattgcatACTTACTTATCTTATTTAGTGCGATTATGGGttaatagcttttgcccgcggcttcacccgcgtgaaatttagtttgtcacagataatactgtaaagttacatcaaaatccgttcagtagtttttgcgtgaaagagcaacaaacatccagacatccagacatccaaactttcgcatttataatattagtaagaagtaagattaAGAAGCTGACGGATCTAAGTaggcataaataattataacCATACCTACCTAGTTCAAATAATACTTTACAACAAATCACAATCTAGTTATGAGCCCAAAACgctataaatacttaaaacattTACCTATACTCATCACTTAAATACTCACAGGCATTGCAGtcaataagtaattaaatacTACGTATTGCTGGTATTGCGAGTTGCGACTAACTTATTGCTCGTTGTAGACATAATATTTGTGAATTTCATTTTAAGTACATTTGCTATGAATAAAACATAAGcatcatttcaatattttaaggGAATCAAAGCAAAAGAATTGGAAGATTTTTGTAATggttggcaacactgcggcGGCCATATTTAATCTTAACTGAGAAGAAGCGAAAGACAGACATTGTTGGTTGTACAAGTTGTGATATCTTACGAAGAATAAAACCCCAAGTGTTAATAATAAAAGcagcattttatttaaatatcagaCCTACAtataatacaatttttatttttatttttactgaatcCATATTCTACGTTCCTTTGATCAAGAAAGCACGTAGAGAGCAAAAgtgtaggggagaccggggtgagttgtaacagagaagagttgtgacatttccgattttttttaacttatttactaCGAGCTcctaaaggctgatttacacgtattatgtagttaagtaggtttttaattaatttttcggaTAAGTTGGTGGGTGTGGCTTGAACTTGACACGTTTTGACAAGCTGTTTTTAAACAAGAATTTGACTACATAAATAAGCCCTGCGCGCTTCAGTAGGACAGTCCATCCAAAAAAAagactacataaatactttttgacattcatttaaaattttgttaccTGCATAACTAAtagtacgtgtaaatcagccttaacaATCcgagacagatttttgaagattgtcaaagtttaagttagatgcaactcagccataatTTAATCctgaaaatagttttcaattaatttaagtatttaaaattgcattttGACCTTAGATTAAAGGGCGTAGCAGGATAGTCTTGGAAAAAGTGCCCCCAAAGCCTGAAAGCTCGAAACTGTGGTCAAACGATACTTCGTATAAAGATAGTAATATTGTGCAAAATTTCACCCCCCCAACACCCACGGGAGCCACGCCCCCCTCTATACctaaaactgttttattttttttctccaaaactatgtaactgacgaatttaaatttttgcaCAGGTATAGTTGTGTCtcatagtaataatataaaaaaacaacagCTCTATAACTACCTtccatgatggaaaaaaataaaaaataaaaagtgtaacaccctgtataatgatttCCTTTGGTAGTACaatcacagattttttttaaatgagtgCCAACATTCAACCTACGTAATCCGAAAGTTTTGTCTATCTAGCTAAGGTGCAACATAGctcaattaattataaataaaactcttaGGCCATATTTGAACAAgaatcttgtttatttttcttaacttaaaagttttatttagtgGTGTTCTTATTAATATGCGTACTTTTATGTTATTCGGGTGCAGttctgttgtctcccctagccaggggggatttataatcaatgatttgagcaatttggcaaacattatttaaaagccatttatttttataacatttaagaagTACTGGAGTACCTGACTGAATGCCATATTCGTATTACCAAACTGAATAGTACCTAAACGTAtggcaaataataattaagcgaaaaaatataagttgttgGTATCGGGGTTCACACGCACtgagagacctcatagtaatatttgtgaataacgACGTTAAGCTCGTGTGCCGAAGCAATGACGAATGGAAATTCGCCGGCGTGGCGAGTCTTGCTCTGAGCGCTTCCTCCCGCCCCCGCCCCACCACCCGCGCTCGTGCGTAATCCTGAATCGCGATATGTAACTTTTAGTCGCTGCGCTGTACTTATAAGGCTAGTCTCGCAGCATCGTTGAGAGGGTTCGCAGTAAAGCAGTGTGAGTGCGAGCTGTTCTAAATCGCCCTTGACGCAATGCTCAGAGAAGTTAGCTAATTCCCTAAGCAGGATAGCATAGCATATCTGACCCGCGGGGGATAGGCTGGTGCCGGACACCCCAGGCGGCTTTTGTCGATGAGTCGTCTGCAGCGACTCATCAAACCCACTGATGAATCCTCCTTGATGACCAGAGGGGTCCTTTTTAGGGTTTCGTAGACAAGTggaaaaaaacggaacccttatagattcgtcatgtctgtctgtctgtccgtccgtatatcacagccacttttttccgaaactatactAATTGTAACTTgtgaaataccgcagtgtctcatgacaaaagtatttgaccagtgtgtgttgccagtgatggtatacggatctgagacgtggtcgcttactatgggcctcataagaaggctcaaggtcacccaaagggcgatggagcgtgctatgctcggagtttccctgcgtgatcgaatcagaaatgaggagatccataggagaaccaaagtgactgacatagcccgcagaatagctaaaatcaagtggcagtgggcggggcacatagctcgtacttACGAACAcacactcaagaactttcctgccccaacggccatcagctggccgttggggcaggaaagttcttgagtggcgaccacgagccggaagacgtagcgtgggcaggcctcccactaggtggaccgacgatctggtgaaggtcgtgggaggtgcctgaatgcgaacggcgcaggaccggtctttgttgatatccttgggggaggcctttgtccagcagtggacgtctttaagattttttttacacaaaaatagaaaaaaaagctATAAATTTTGGGGGTttcccatacttagaactgaaacttttttttcatcaaacccaTATAATACGTGTGGGgatatctatggataggtctttaaaaattatattgagGTTCCTAATATAGGGTTAACAACagaagggttccgttttttgccatttggctacggaaccctaaaaaggattGAGGATTATTTCGGTTAAATGTAGATAATTTATTGATGGTAaatttttgttgatttattgAAACAGTCTGAATTCACAAATATGTAACAACAGCTCCACAAACTGCGGCGCAGATCTGGGCGTTGGGAAACCTGTTGTGGTTCCCGCCGCAGCCGCTGTATGAGAAACCTCTGCACGATCGAATAGAGATATCAAAATAccacctgaaaaaaaaatgttttatggaattaattaaaacaataataacttGTGAGCTGAGATTAAGAAAGcccttgcgagcaaaagtatcaTCATCCACATCACAGTTTGTTTGTACCAATAATTATGTAAGGTCCATCCATGTTTATGTGTATCcatggtatcaatttaaagtttttaattatggGCCCCTTCCCACGTCTGGGTAGTTTTGCGGCATCCTGCATCACTGAATCCCGCAGAAAGCATTTGTGTGTTCACACGGCAGTACTTAACCAGTTTTTTACAGGTATAGTTTTATGCAGTTACGGGAGTTTGAAAATAATGCATACCTACAGAAATCTGCTTCAATGTAATAATACTTGTAATTAAACTGGATCCTGTTTTTACTGGTCCAGTTGAATGTTAAAACCTAATTGCTTTGAACGGTTTTTTGCGGTCACTGCACACGGGATGTTCGTATGAATGTTTGTAGTAAAACACGTatctactaaacgggatcctgcaaaaaacaaacCTTATCCTTCTTCCGGATCCTTCATTTACCGGATCCGGGATTTCTGTGAGAACGAGCCCATAAAGATGCCGCTAGTTTATAACCCCGCCTATTGATGACACTAGTCAACATAACACTAGCGGGCCGATTTAGCCCCCAGGCCGTAGTTTGGGGACCCtagttttaaaatttacaagGTAAATACTTACAATGGGTAATAGTCGTTGCACTGGCCGAAATCAGGTTGCAGCCGACAATAAATACTTTCTGATAAGTTAACTTTTATTGCGTGTTGTCCGGGATCTTTAGAAaaagcaaataaaattattattattaaattaattaaaatatcattGTTAAATTATATTGGTGTTTCATTAAAAACTGAAATTATTGATGAAgctaaaaatgttattttgctttaagtaagtttaaattgcatttattattaaaattctgtaTTGTATTCAAAAGCTCAACTAGACTTTTTCTATTATACAAACTAGTATATTCGTTATAGCCAACAAGAAAATGCACTCTTACCTCGACAACGATCCTGGCATTCCGATAACGAGTTAAATTGATTCATATTTTGGGGGCAGTTCCCGAATTTGGCAGTTTTACAATCTTCCATCTTAATGTCGTAGTAAAATCTAAAGATAAAGAAGAATCATAAATTAAAAGGCGAAGACACTTGACTGATTTTATTGAATTTAGCTACTGTAACTATTATGAAGATAAAAAAGTTAGAATAGAACACATTTCATAATCTACGATAATCCACAGGTCTAAGTTTAGAAGAGgcttacaaaacaaaacaaaacttgaAATTACAAGCGTAAGAGAGAGATTAGCATACACATCAGAATCAGGTCAATAATGATGCATGTTTGTAATTGTATGCTGCAAGAGAGATACATTTAagcaaataattataataagtaattaagataaaaaattaataaaaactttgcGATTTGCGGTACCTTGGTCTAGACATTCCCCCGGCATAGCATTCATATTCATTCGGTTggtatttacaaaaaacatcCCAATCCAATTTAGTTTCCCTCTCGTCTTCTGTTTCTCCATCAGATGCGTCGTCACcttaaaataattgtatttcaATAGGTATCTACCTGCCTAAATCTAGGTGTCTTCTACAACGTGCTCCCTTTGACTTTCTGGAACTTTAAGGATATATCCTATGaataaaaactagttaaaagattgtaggtaggtaccactGTGTTCCTAAAGGCATATTTTCGAAGATAATGATCATCAATCTTaagtttttttcaaaattgtcacctaGTTATCTAGTCTTTTTGTACATCATTTTCATTGATAAGGTCAAAGGTACAATTAAGATGATATTGATATTTTCACATAAACACGGTTATTTATCTATGGcgaattattttctataaaaaaataaaacagaggATCCAAAGATCAGTGTTTAGACTTAAGTCCTTGTAGATTTTGAAGGATTTGGTGTAATGTCAAACTAAGAAATGCCACAGAGCCCCGATTGCGCTTATTTGTTATGTCTTTCATCcgcgtttcatctctagtccaCACTCCATTTTCATGTGCAATTCGGTAACTCGGTAAAGTTCGCGCGCAAACAAATTCGAAACAACGGATTTAAGCACTTTCCATTAAAAGtccgaacaccttattttttcactaaaacacaGCAAATGTTCGTGAAGGCATTTGACTTgcgtttgagaaaaagtagctttcttAGTCTTAAACCGAAAACCTTATATTGATAAATTAAAGAAGAGAGTTTAAGCGTATCACCGCACCGTCGGTACCATCCGTCCATGCATCGTTCCCAGGCTTACCTGGTTCGCCAGGCCTCCCAGGTTCGCCAGGCCCCCCCGGTTCGCCAGGCCTCCCAGGTTTGCCAGGTCCTTGTTGCTCGGTGTTAAGTATAAACATATTTATACACAGAAATCCAAGAACAGCCCATAGCATTTTATCTATACTATATTATAATACTatgtaaaatgtttataaaatataaataaaagaagtaaaatatataaaactaCACACACCATTCGATaacagatttttattttatgtaatctttAGGCTCAAGagtcataaaataaataagagcCTATAAACCGAGGGGACTTCGTATTTTTATTCGAGTAATAAAACAACCACGTAGTTTGGTAGTTCgttgttgaaaataaaaataatacataaaccaGAACATCTATATTACTTCGCACGACTGGCGGCTGCAGCTAAGTCTCGAATAGCACTTTCTAGTGCCTGCTTTTCGAAGTCCGGGGTTATAGATTTCATCACGTTTTCTAATATCCAACCAATCATCCACTTTTGATGTATTCGCGCCTCGGATTGATATCGTTTGACGTGGTAGTCCATACGCCCTCTAACTGTTTTGTATACGAGCATGAACCGCTCCCGATACGCAGCTTCAAGTTGCATAGCCACGTTCTCCTTTTTAGCATCCATCAGTAATTTCTGTCCTTCCGCTCTCATCTGAGCATCCTTGGCATCTTTTATGGTTGTCTCGTAGCTAGCAGTTTCAGCTTTTCTACTACTTTCGAATTCGGCAACTATTGCATCTACATCTTTGTCTAAAGAGGCACCAATACCTGGCCCCATCTTGGTGGCTACGAGATATAAAACTAGGACCCAAGATAGTCCACTGTAATACTCATGCTCCATGATAAAAATTTCCTTGCTCAACAAGTAGTTCGCTACAACGATTCCGAATACATAAGGGCCCGAAACGCCTGTCTTTGAATGGAAGAATAGAAACCATTCTTCGGGTATAAAGCCAAACCTCACCTTGGCAGAAAATTCTTGGCGTTTCAAGCCTGGACCTTTACTGCCGCCACTTACAGCCGCCCCGCCCTTGCCCCCTGAGCCTGGACAAACAGCGCCTTTGCCTGCAGGAGGCTTTGTTTTTGAAGTCGGACACAATGGCGTGTGCGTTGCAAATATTGCTCTGGGTAATAGTAATTGAGGGTGAACTGCTAAATTAGTAAAGCGATATGCAAACATATTActtcaaataaattttaattttcaaaataatcaaaaatgATTTGACTATTATGACATATTAGATCCTTCAAAAACAATTTTCCATAGAAAATCTAAAAAGGTTTTACGAATGCGTGTTACACCGAGCATGCATAGAGCCATACATGTGTAAGCCCGGCCTTACACATTTTTAAGTCGTTTCCGTATTTCACGGCTGTATAGTATACGCAAGTGCTAAGAAATAGCCATAAATCGACTTATATACAAAGAGTGTTTGAGTAAGTTCTATAAGTTCTTACTTGagtataattttaacaaaaaaataaaacagactCCAAAAAAAGTGCACTATAAAGTAGacaataaagcttgtaaaatacCTAATCAGCATGATTGATATTCTTA
It includes:
- the LOC135086496 gene encoding thrombin inhibitor hemalin-like gives rise to the protein MLWAVLGFLCINMFILNTEQQGPGKPGRPGEPGGPGEPGRPGEPGDDASDGETEDERETKLDWDVFCKYQPNEYECYAGGMSRPRFYYDIKMEDCKTAKFGNCPQNMNQFNSLSECQDRCRDPGQHAIKVNLSESIYCRLQPDFGQCNDYYPLWYFDISIRSCRGFSYSGCGGNHNRFPNAQICAAVCGAVVTYL